The sequence CCTCCCGGCTCAGGTGGCGCGGGCGGTGTAGCGGTCGCCGTTGCGTTCGACGAGCAGCGGTAGGCCGAAGGTCTTGGTGAGGTTGTCGGCGGTGAGGGTGTCGTCCAGCAGCCCCTGCGCCATCACGGTGCCCTCGCGCAGCAGCAGCGCGTGGGTGAAGCCGGGCGGGATCTCCTCCACGTGGTGGGTGACCAGCACCAGCGCCGGGGCGTCCGGGTCCTGGGCCAGCTCGGCGAGGCGGGCCACCAGTTCCTCCCGGCCGCCCAGGTCCAGCCCCGCCGCCGGCTCGTCGAGCAGCAGCAGCTCCGGGTCGGTCATCAGCGCCCGGGCGATCTGCACCCGCTTGCGCTCACCCTCCGACAGGGTGCCGTACGTCCGATCGGCCAGCGCGCCGACACCGAGCTGGTCCAGCAGCGCGCGGGCCCGGGCCTCGTCGGCGGGGTCGTAGTCCTCCCGCCACCGGCCGACCACCGACCAGGCCGCGGTCAGCACCACGTCGGCGACCCGCTCCTGCGCGGGCAACCGGTCGGCGAGGGCGGCGGTGGAGAGGCCGATGCGGGTCCGCAGCTCGGTGACGTCGGTGCGGCCGATCCGCTCGCCCAGCACGTGCGCGGTGCCGGTGGTGGGGTGCAACCGCCCGGCGGAAAGGTTGAGCAGGGTGGTCTTGCCCGCGCCGTTCGGCCCCAGCACCACCCAGCGCTCGTCCAGTTCGACGCGCCAGTCCACGTCGTGCAGCAGGGCGGTGCCGGACCGGCGTACGCCGACGCCGTCGAGGCTGACCACCAGATCCGCGTCCACGGGCGAGGGGGCGGGTGCGGCACCGGCGGCACCGGGGATCAGGTCACCAGTCACCAGCCCATCCAACCACGCAGCGCCGGGGTGCCCCCACGGGCCGGCACCGTGGCCGTAGGGTGAGGCGCCGTGTCGTTGCTCACCCCGCCCGGAGGGCCGTCCATGACCAGTGAGGTCATCGAGATCGAGGGTCTCCGCAAGACCTTCCACAGCCTGCGCCGGGGGCGGCGGGTCGCCGTGGACGGGTTCGACCTGCTGGTCGAGGCCGGCCAGGTGCATGGCTTCCTCGGGCCCAACGGGTCGGGCAAGACCACCACGCTGCGGGCGCTGCTCGGGCTGGTACGCGCCGACCACGGGCGGATGCGGGTGCTCGGCGCCAGCGCGCCGGAGCAGCTGTCCCGGGTCGCCGGCCGGGTCGGTGCGATCGTGGAGAGCCCACAGTTCTACGGCAACTTCACCGCCTACCGGACGCTGCGGCTGCTCGCCCTGGCCGGGGGCGTACCGGTCGGTCGGGTCGACGAGGTGCTGGCGCAGGTGGGTCTGGCCGACCGGGGCCACGAACGGGTCAAGGGATACTCACTGGGCATGAAGCAGCGGCTGGCGGTGGCCTCGGCCCTGCTCAAACGGCCGGAGCTGCTGATCCTGGACGAGCCGGCGAACGGGCTCGACCCGGCGGGCATCCGCGAGATGCGGGACCTGGTGCGAGGGCTGGCGGCCAACGGGGTGACGGTGCTGGTCTCCAGCCACATCCTGGCCGAGATCCAGCTGATCTGCGACCACGTCACGATCATCTCGCGGGGCCGGCGGGTGGCGGCCGGGCCGGTCGCGGAGGTGCTGGCCGGCTTCGACCGCAACGAGCACCTGGTCCGCGCCGACGACCTGGTCCGCGCCGAGGAGTTGCTGCTGGCCGCCGGGATGACGGTCACCGGGCACACCGAC is a genomic window of Micromonospora tarapacensis containing:
- a CDS encoding ABC transporter ATP-binding protein, whose protein sequence is MTGDLIPGAAGAAPAPSPVDADLVVSLDGVGVRRSGTALLHDVDWRVELDERWVVLGPNGAGKTTLLNLSAGRLHPTTGTAHVLGERIGRTDVTELRTRIGLSTAALADRLPAQERVADVVLTAAWSVVGRWREDYDPADEARARALLDQLGVGALADRTYGTLSEGERKRVQIARALMTDPELLLLDEPAAGLDLGGREELVARLAELAQDPDAPALVLVTHHVEEIPPGFTHALLLREGTVMAQGLLDDTLTADNLTKTFGLPLLVERNGDRYTARAT
- a CDS encoding ABC transporter ATP-binding protein is translated as MTSEVIEIEGLRKTFHSLRRGRRVAVDGFDLLVEAGQVHGFLGPNGSGKTTTLRALLGLVRADHGRMRVLGASAPEQLSRVAGRVGAIVESPQFYGNFTAYRTLRLLALAGGVPVGRVDEVLAQVGLADRGHERVKGYSLGMKQRLAVASALLKRPELLILDEPANGLDPAGIREMRDLVRGLAANGVTVLVSSHILAEIQLICDHVTIISRGRRVAAGPVAEVLAGFDRNEHLVRADDLVRAEELLLAAGMTVTGHTDHLVVGDVPDPTAVSRTLGEQDVWVRELTPLRPDLESVFLELTGTPASPAVPRQVDGSTPHHEPAAGREIDLDSRGVDA